One window of Halonatronomonas betaini genomic DNA carries:
- the rpoN gene encoding RNA polymerase factor sigma-54: protein MDLKMDINIEQRQELIMTPKLQMAIKLLQFSSLELEEYLDEELLENPILEKEDKKEEWEESLEDHYNSKNFRSVSNSSEGKDRESFESYTNYRPGLLEHLESQLYEVLPESELELGQYIIGSLNQEGLLIPSIEEIAEETGRDPVLINKVLEKIQRLDPVGIASRTIKEALLIQLETLGGNNELAIKIVTGCWDKLNELSIKKLKKKYKVTEEEVLYALEKIKNLQPRPASLYSNDELKTDYIEPDIIIKKDKEDYYAELNSTNTPLLSINPKYYSLMKNTEDDETNEFLKKKFKAAIWLIRAIEHRRMTLLKISNVLINRQKEFLDKGVKYLKPLTMQEVADEIEMHESTVSRASNDKYVQTPQGLYTMKFFFASGVDNRSSASIKALITEYINKEDKDKPYSDNKLSEILTNNEGIDLSRRTIAKYRNSLDIPSSVERKKWKRC, encoded by the coding sequence ATGGATTTAAAGATGGATATAAATATTGAGCAGCGCCAGGAATTAATTATGACCCCTAAATTACAGATGGCTATCAAATTATTACAATTTTCCAGTCTGGAGCTTGAAGAATATCTGGATGAAGAGCTTTTAGAAAACCCTATTCTTGAAAAAGAAGATAAAAAAGAGGAATGGGAAGAAAGTCTTGAAGATCATTATAATTCAAAAAACTTCAGGTCTGTATCTAATTCCAGTGAAGGAAAAGATCGTGAGAGTTTTGAGAGCTATACAAATTATCGCCCTGGATTACTGGAACATCTGGAAAGTCAGCTTTATGAAGTTTTGCCAGAATCAGAATTAGAGTTAGGGCAATATATAATAGGTAGTTTAAATCAGGAGGGGCTTTTGATTCCTTCGATAGAAGAAATTGCAGAAGAAACAGGCAGGGATCCTGTATTGATTAATAAGGTTTTAGAAAAAATTCAACGCCTAGATCCAGTTGGAATAGCCTCCAGAACTATAAAAGAGGCACTATTAATACAACTTGAGACACTTGGTGGTAATAATGAACTTGCTATTAAAATTGTGACAGGTTGCTGGGATAAACTGAATGAACTTTCCATAAAAAAGTTGAAGAAAAAATATAAAGTAACTGAAGAGGAAGTTTTGTATGCCCTTGAAAAAATTAAGAACCTTCAGCCAAGGCCTGCCTCATTATACTCTAATGATGAATTGAAAACTGATTATATAGAACCTGATATTATTATCAAAAAAGATAAGGAAGATTATTATGCTGAATTAAATTCAACTAATACTCCTTTATTATCTATAAACCCAAAATATTATAGTTTAATGAAAAATACTGAAGATGATGAGACAAATGAATTTTTAAAGAAAAAATTCAAGGCTGCTATCTGGTTAATCAGGGCAATTGAACATAGAAGGATGACATTGCTTAAAATTAGTAATGTTTTAATAAATAGGCAGAAAGAGTTTTTAGATAAAGGAGTAAAATATCTTAAACCTTTAACCATGCAGGAAGTAGCTGATGAGATTGAAATGCATGAGTCAACAGTTAGTAGAGCCAGCAATGATAAATATGTTCAAACTCCCCAGGGTTTGTATACTATGAAATTTTTCTTTGCCAGTGGTGTTGATAACCGTTCTTCTGCCAGTATAAAGGCTTTAATAACAGAATATATTAATAAAGAAGATAAAGATAAACCATATAGCGACAATAAATTGTCAGAAATTTTAACAAACAATGAAGGCATTGATTTATCAAGGAGAACAATTGCTAAATATAGAAATAGTCTTGATATTCCTTCTTCTGTTGAGAGGAAAAAATGGAAAAGGTGTTAA
- a CDS encoding sugar-binding domain-containing protein, whose translation MDYLFKVQKKIVPEVIELAEVRYSILKKIYHEEPIGRRSLSEGLNLSVRQVRNELEFLNEQGLIKVSRAGVSLTQEGKDFITELELYFTEIKDFANLEKKVEEKLGINEVLIVPCNLEHSNLIREIGRVAANYLRRLLRTGDIIAITGGYTMSQVAEMMPFCDERYENTIVVPGRGGLGEEVDIQANTIAASIAKKIGGKYYLLQVPDNLKVENISLIKDEPSIQKTLNILGKANILVHGVGNAAEMSARRGMDQSEIDDILSKGAIGEAFGYYCNLDGEIVYSTPSIGLSLEEVENIGTVIAVAGGEKKAEAIKSIISPKYQDVLITDEETARRIISL comes from the coding sequence GTGGATTATCTTTTTAAGGTTCAAAAAAAAATAGTGCCTGAAGTTATTGAGTTAGCAGAGGTTAGATATTCTATATTAAAAAAAATCTATCATGAAGAACCTATTGGCAGAAGGTCTTTGTCTGAAGGACTTAATTTAAGTGTGCGGCAGGTAAGAAATGAGCTTGAATTTTTAAATGAACAGGGTTTAATTAAAGTCAGTAGAGCAGGAGTTTCACTAACTCAAGAAGGTAAGGATTTTATTACTGAGCTCGAATTATATTTTACTGAAATTAAAGACTTCGCTAATCTTGAAAAAAAAGTAGAAGAAAAATTAGGTATCAATGAAGTTTTGATAGTTCCCTGTAATTTAGAGCATTCGAACTTAATCAGGGAAATAGGCAGGGTTGCTGCTAACTATCTTAGAAGACTTTTAAGGACAGGAGATATAATAGCAATTACTGGTGGTTATACAATGTCTCAGGTTGCAGAGATGATGCCTTTTTGTGATGAAAGATATGAAAATACAATAGTTGTTCCTGGTAGAGGTGGCCTTGGAGAAGAAGTAGATATACAGGCTAATACCATAGCAGCTTCTATAGCCAAGAAAATAGGCGGAAAATACTATCTTTTGCAGGTTCCTGATAATCTTAAGGTAGAAAATATTTCTTTAATCAAAGATGAACCTTCTATTCAAAAGACATTAAACATATTGGGAAAAGCAAATATTTTAGTTCATGGAGTTGGAAATGCAGCTGAAATGTCAGCCAGGAGAGGAATGGATCAATCTGAAATAGATGATATTTTATCTAAGGGAGCTATTGGAGAAGCTTTTGGTTATTATTGTAATTTAGATGGGGAGATTGTTTATTCAACACCTTCAATAGGTTTAAGTTTAGAAGAGGTTGAAAATATTGGGACTGTCATTGCTGTTGCAGGTGGTGAAAAGAAAGCTGAAGCTATCAAGTCGATAATATCTCCAAAATATCAGGATGTCCTAATAACTGATGAGGAGACAGCAAGAAGAATAATATCCCTATAG
- the gap gene encoding type I glyceraldehyde-3-phosphate dehydrogenase, translating to MSVKIGINGFGAIGRRVIRSSYQNDEVEFVAVNDLIEPQQLAYLLKYDSNFGKLDAEVDYTDDSIIVDGKEIKVLSEKDPAQLPWGELGVEVVIEATGLFTDGEKAKKHLEAGAKKVIISAPASNEDFTTVLGVNFDKYDPEKHDIVSNASCTTNGLAPICKVLDDKFGIEKGLMTTIHAYTSSQNILDGPFAWKKITRGRAAAENIVPTTTGAAKAISDVMPQLDGKLDGMAVRVPTPTGSLIDMVVDLEEDVTEEDIHKAMKEASEGELDGILGYSEDPIVSRDVFGDPHSSIYDPHHTKVIGGNQVKVLSWYDNEWGYSCRLIDLAIKIKEAGL from the coding sequence ATGAGTGTGAAAATTGGAATTAATGGTTTTGGAGCAATTGGAAGAAGGGTTATAAGAAGTTCTTATCAGAATGATGAGGTTGAATTTGTAGCTGTTAATGATCTTATTGAACCACAGCAGTTGGCTTATTTACTCAAGTATGATAGTAATTTTGGTAAATTGGACGCTGAAGTTGACTATACAGATGATAGCATAATTGTTGATGGTAAAGAGATAAAAGTATTATCTGAGAAAGATCCTGCTCAGTTACCCTGGGGAGAATTAGGTGTTGAAGTTGTAATTGAAGCTACTGGTTTGTTTACTGATGGCGAAAAAGCTAAAAAGCATTTAGAAGCCGGTGCAAAAAAAGTTATAATTTCTGCTCCTGCTAGCAATGAAGACTTTACAACTGTTTTAGGTGTTAACTTTGATAAATATGATCCAGAAAAGCATGATATTGTTTCAAATGCATCATGTACAACTAATGGACTTGCTCCAATCTGTAAAGTCCTAGATGATAAATTTGGAATTGAAAAAGGTTTAATGACAACTATTCATGCATATACATCATCACAGAATATTCTTGATGGGCCATTTGCCTGGAAAAAGATTACAAGAGGTAGGGCTGCAGCTGAAAATATTGTTCCTACAACTACTGGAGCAGCTAAAGCTATCTCTGATGTAATGCCACAGTTAGATGGAAAGCTTGACGGTATGGCTGTTAGAGTTCCAACTCCTACAGGTTCCCTAATTGATATGGTTGTTGATCTTGAAGAAGATGTAACAGAGGAAGATATTCATAAAGCGATGAAAGAGGCATCTGAAGGTGAATTAGATGGTATATTAGGTTATTCTGAAGATCCTATTGTTTCAAGAGATGTTTTTGGAGACCCGCATTCTTCAATTTATGATCCGCATCATACTAAAGTTATTGGTGGAAACCAGGTTAAAGTTTTATCCTGGTATGACAATGAATGGGGTTATTCCTGTCGCCTTATAGATCTTGCAATTAAAATAAAAGAAGCAGGACTCTAA